One window of the bacterium genome contains the following:
- a CDS encoding insulinase family protein produces the protein MPRRLLLALLSCALLVPTLCPAADLAAPVPLDPAVTTGTLPNGLRYFVRPNAKPEQRAALWLVVGAGSVDEDDDQQGLAHLIEHMAFNGTENFPKQALVSYLESIGMQFGPEVNAYTSQNETVYMLQVPTDQPGLLDTGLRILEDWAHRVSFDEAEVDKERGVVIEEWRLGRGADERMGDAQLPVIFHGSRYGQRNTIGDPEILRNAPYETLRRFYRDWYRPDLMAVIAVGDFDPAVVEQAIRERFATMPSPEQRRPVLQPEVPDHEKTLFAITTDPEASSSGVSLLIKHEPWGESTVGDFRDGLRGGLANAMLRARLSELSRQADPPFSGAFAMDRRMVRTKGAFTLRATVKEDGVARGFEALLTELERATRHGFAPGELERAKIEVLRQAEQAAAEMDKTESQRLARSLQGYFLRGTPYTDAAQRLQLVRDLLPGVTLPEVEARLRELTEKGSRVVTVEAPQRDGLAIPDEAALTAIMTSVAARDIPAYVDATVEAPLVPAVPAPAAIIASEQDELLGTTTWTLANGARVVLKPTDFKNDEILMWATSPGGTSLILDDELHPRVTAASNIVGSSGAGAFDPTALQKKLAGKLVRVSPYISTYEEGLRGSASPQDFETLMQMTWLLATSPREDATAFKSLLERQRSFLQNRAADPEAAFRDTISVVVTGHHPRRQPPRVEDLDRLDLAASLAFYRERFADFSDFTFFLVGAIDPATAEPLVRTWLGNLPGTARRESWRDEGIKLPTGVQERVLHRGTEPKGMVEMVFTARHEWSWPEEYALDSLADVLRIRLRESIREDKSGTYGVRVGGGLSSIPYGYHQLSIGWGCDPARVTELTEAVWAQLNDIAANGPDAETLAKVTATRRRDDELNLKRNDYWLAALVQHQRQGSDPHLMLQTNAMVDGLTADVIKAAARSVIDPQNVVKVVLLPLEN, from the coding sequence ATGCCCCGCCGCCTGTTGCTGGCGCTCTTGTCCTGCGCGCTGCTGGTTCCCACGCTGTGCCCGGCTGCCGACCTGGCAGCGCCCGTCCCCCTCGATCCTGCGGTGACCACCGGCACCCTGCCCAACGGCCTGCGCTACTTCGTGCGCCCGAATGCCAAGCCCGAACAGCGGGCCGCGCTGTGGCTGGTGGTCGGCGCCGGGTCGGTGGACGAGGATGACGACCAGCAGGGGCTGGCGCATCTCATCGAGCACATGGCGTTCAACGGCACGGAGAACTTCCCGAAGCAGGCGCTGGTCAGCTACCTCGAGTCGATCGGCATGCAGTTCGGGCCCGAGGTCAACGCCTACACCAGCCAGAACGAGACCGTGTACATGCTTCAGGTGCCGACCGACCAGCCCGGGTTGCTGGACACGGGACTGCGCATCCTCGAGGACTGGGCGCATCGCGTCAGCTTCGACGAGGCGGAGGTCGACAAGGAGCGTGGCGTCGTCATCGAGGAATGGCGCCTGGGCCGCGGCGCCGACGAGCGGATGGGCGACGCGCAACTGCCCGTCATCTTCCACGGCTCGCGGTACGGCCAGCGCAACACGATCGGCGACCCGGAGATCCTGCGGAACGCCCCCTACGAGACGTTGCGCCGCTTCTATCGCGACTGGTACCGGCCCGACCTGATGGCCGTGATCGCCGTGGGCGACTTCGACCCTGCGGTCGTCGAGCAGGCGATCCGCGAGCGGTTCGCGACCATGCCTTCGCCCGAGCAGCGCCGCCCCGTGCTGCAGCCCGAGGTACCCGACCACGAGAAGACGCTGTTCGCCATCACGACCGACCCGGAAGCGTCGAGCTCCGGCGTTTCGCTGCTGATCAAGCACGAGCCGTGGGGTGAATCGACGGTCGGCGACTTCCGCGACGGCCTGCGGGGCGGCCTGGCCAATGCGATGCTGCGGGCACGACTGTCCGAACTCTCGCGGCAGGCCGACCCGCCGTTCAGCGGCGCGTTCGCCATGGACCGGCGCATGGTCCGCACGAAGGGCGCCTTCACGCTGCGCGCCACCGTCAAGGAGGACGGTGTGGCCCGCGGCTTCGAGGCGCTGTTGACGGAGCTCGAGCGCGCAACGCGCCACGGCTTCGCCCCCGGCGAGCTGGAGCGCGCCAAGATCGAGGTGCTGCGGCAGGCGGAACAGGCCGCAGCCGAGATGGACAAGACCGAGTCGCAGCGCCTGGCTCGCTCGCTGCAGGGCTACTTCCTGCGCGGCACGCCGTACACCGACGCCGCGCAGCGACTGCAGTTGGTGCGCGACCTGTTGCCGGGCGTCACGCTGCCCGAGGTCGAGGCGCGGCTGCGCGAACTGACGGAGAAGGGCAGCCGCGTCGTCACCGTCGAGGCGCCGCAGCGCGACGGGCTGGCGATCCCCGACGAGGCCGCCCTCACCGCGATCATGACTTCGGTGGCCGCGCGCGACATCCCGGCCTACGTCGATGCCACCGTCGAGGCGCCGCTGGTGCCGGCCGTGCCGGCCCCGGCCGCGATCATCGCGAGCGAGCAGGACGAGTTGCTGGGCACCACCACCTGGACCCTGGCCAACGGGGCACGCGTGGTGCTGAAGCCGACCGATTTCAAGAACGACGAGATCCTGATGTGGGCCACAAGCCCCGGCGGCACGTCGTTGATACTCGACGACGAACTGCATCCGCGCGTGACGGCCGCCTCGAACATCGTCGGCAGCAGCGGCGCCGGCGCCTTCGACCCCACGGCGCTGCAGAAGAAGCTCGCGGGCAAGCTGGTGCGCGTGTCCCCGTATATCTCGACCTACGAAGAGGGGCTGCGCGGCAGCGCCTCGCCCCAGGACTTCGAGACGCTGATGCAGATGACCTGGCTGCTGGCCACCTCGCCGCGCGAGGACGCCACGGCGTTCAAGTCGCTCCTGGAGCGCCAGCGCTCGTTCCTGCAGAACCGCGCCGCCGACCCCGAGGCCGCTTTCCGCGACACGATCAGCGTGGTCGTGACCGGCCATCACCCGCGCCGGCAGCCGCCGCGCGTCGAGGACCTGGACCGGCTTGACCTGGCGGCCTCGCTGGCGTTCTACCGGGAGCGCTTCGCCGACTTCAGCGACTTCACGTTCTTCCTGGTCGGCGCCATCGACCCGGCCACGGCGGAGCCGCTGGTGCGCACCTGGCTGGGCAACCTGCCCGGGACGGCCCGGCGCGAGTCGTGGCGCGACGAGGGCATCAAGCTGCCCACCGGCGTGCAGGAGCGCGTGCTGCACCGCGGCACCGAGCCCAAGGGCATGGTCGAGATGGTGTTCACGGCCCGGCACGAGTGGAGCTGGCCGGAGGAGTATGCGCTGGATTCGCTGGCCGATGTGCTGCGCATCCGCCTGCGCGAGTCGATCCGCGAGGACAAGAGCGGCACCTACGGCGTGCGCGTGGGTGGCGGATTGAGCTCGATCCCCTACGGCTACCACCAGCTCAGCATCGGCTGGGGTTGCGACCCCGCGCGCGTGACCGAACTGACCGAAGCGGTCTGGGCACAGCTGAACGACATTGCTGCCAACGGTCCCGACGCCGAGACGCTGGCCAAGGTGACGGCCACCCGGCGTCGCGATGACGAACTGA